From the Haloprofundus halobius genome, one window contains:
- a CDS encoding transcription initiation factor IIB produces MTRTVEQRTGEKGNECPDCGGPLVTDTERGELVCDSCGLVAEETAIDRGAEWRAFNKQERDSRSRVGAPITQMIHDKGLTTEIGAGNRDAHGRMIDSEKRRQLSRMRTWQERIRTRNADERNLQYALSEIDRMSSALGIPDSVREVAAVIYRQALNKDLIRGRSIEGISTSALYAACRQGNVPRSLEEVSSVSRVEQREIGRSYRYIADELDLQLEPTDPAQYLPRFCSKLGVNHEVQAQAREILEKTTATGLHSGKSPPGYAAAAIYAAAVLTDTNLTQREVAEVAQVTDVTIRNRYREQLEVVT; encoded by the coding sequence ATGACGCGGACCGTCGAGCAGCGCACGGGAGAGAAAGGAAACGAGTGCCCGGACTGCGGAGGGCCGCTCGTCACCGACACAGAGCGAGGGGAACTCGTCTGTGACTCGTGCGGTCTCGTAGCAGAAGAGACTGCTATCGACCGAGGGGCAGAGTGGCGGGCGTTCAACAAACAGGAGCGGGACAGTCGCTCGCGTGTCGGTGCGCCGATAACGCAGATGATACACGACAAGGGGCTGACGACCGAAATCGGCGCGGGCAACCGCGACGCACACGGCCGGATGATCGACTCCGAGAAGCGGCGGCAACTGTCACGTATGCGCACGTGGCAGGAACGGATTCGGACACGGAACGCCGACGAGCGAAACCTGCAGTACGCGCTGAGCGAAATCGACCGAATGTCGAGCGCGCTCGGAATACCCGATTCCGTCCGAGAGGTGGCGGCAGTCATCTACCGGCAAGCACTCAACAAAGACCTGATTCGCGGACGCTCCATCGAGGGTATCTCGACGAGCGCGCTGTACGCGGCGTGTCGCCAGGGGAACGTACCCCGCAGTCTCGAGGAGGTGTCGAGTGTCTCTCGCGTCGAACAGCGTGAAATCGGTCGCTCCTACCGATACATCGCGGACGAACTCGACCTCCAGTTGGAGCCAACGGACCCCGCGCAGTACCTCCCACGATTCTGCTCGAAGCTCGGTGTCAACCACGAAGTGCAGGCCCAGGCGCGCGAAATTCTGGAGAAGACGACCGCGACGGGGCTTCACTCCGGGAAGTCGCCGCCGGGATACGCCGCCGCCGCCATCTACGCCGCGGCCGTACTCACGGATACGAATCTCACGCAGCGCGAGGTCGCGGAAGTCGCCCAAGTGACGGACGTGACGATTCGCAACCGCTATCGCGAGCAGCTGGAGGTCGTCACGTAG
- the glmM gene encoding phosphoglucosamine mutase: protein MFGTSGIRGPVGRVVTTDLALDVGRALASQNAHTIVVGRDARKSGAVLADGVSAGARECGADVVRLGVTSTPTIARSVGWLNADAGVAVTASHNPPTDNGFKLWTPSGQAFDRPKRREVTRRINGEAFDFAAWDEHGSERTWDRAVETHADRIDAALDFIGELTIVVDIGNGTGGVTAEALERLGCSVETLNGQPDGRFPGRPSEPTAENCRSLCEFVAATDADLGIAHDGDADRTMAVTEAGEFVSGDVLLALFAREAIRPGKQVAVPVDTSLLVDDAVVEAGGSVVRTKVGDVYVAAEASKPDVVFGGEPSGAWIWPEETLCPDGPFAACQLARLVREHGSLSSLVSSIDRYPIRRKSIHVADELSTIETVQERLTAQYAAVDTTDGVRVERNDGWFLVRASGTEPIIRLTAEARTDRQADAILAEVSDIVSSVTEPAPSVDAAD, encoded by the coding sequence ATGTTCGGGACTAGTGGAATACGCGGTCCCGTCGGGAGAGTCGTGACGACGGACCTCGCTCTCGACGTCGGACGGGCCCTCGCTTCCCAGAATGCGCACACGATCGTCGTCGGGCGCGACGCTCGAAAGAGCGGAGCGGTGCTCGCCGACGGCGTGAGCGCCGGTGCACGCGAATGCGGGGCGGACGTGGTTCGCCTCGGCGTCACGTCGACGCCGACTATCGCTCGGAGCGTCGGCTGGCTCAACGCCGACGCCGGGGTGGCCGTCACAGCCTCACACAATCCACCGACCGACAACGGGTTCAAGCTCTGGACGCCGAGCGGACAGGCGTTCGACCGACCGAAGCGTCGCGAGGTCACGCGACGCATCAACGGCGAAGCGTTCGATTTCGCCGCTTGGGACGAGCACGGCAGCGAACGGACCTGGGACCGGGCGGTCGAAACTCACGCCGACCGAATCGATGCAGCGCTCGATTTTATCGGAGAGCTCACCATCGTCGTCGATATCGGAAACGGAACCGGCGGCGTCACGGCGGAAGCACTCGAACGGCTCGGCTGTTCGGTCGAGACGCTCAACGGCCAACCCGACGGTCGGTTCCCCGGACGCCCGAGCGAGCCGACCGCCGAGAACTGTCGGTCGCTCTGCGAGTTCGTGGCAGCCACCGACGCGGACCTCGGTATCGCCCACGACGGCGACGCCGACCGTACGATGGCCGTCACCGAGGCGGGCGAGTTCGTCTCCGGTGACGTCCTGCTCGCGCTGTTCGCTCGCGAGGCGATACGTCCCGGAAAGCAGGTCGCTGTTCCCGTCGACACGAGTCTCCTCGTCGACGACGCCGTCGTCGAGGCGGGGGGTTCGGTCGTCCGAACGAAAGTAGGCGACGTATACGTGGCCGCGGAGGCGTCCAAACCCGACGTTGTGTTCGGAGGAGAGCCGAGCGGCGCGTGGATCTGGCCAGAGGAGACGCTCTGTCCCGACGGTCCGTTCGCCGCCTGTCAACTGGCGCGGCTCGTGCGCGAACACGGGTCACTTTCGTCGCTCGTCTCGAGCATCGACCGCTACCCCATCCGTCGAAAGTCGATTCACGTCGCCGACGAGTTATCGACGATTGAAACCGTTCAAGAGCGCCTCACAGCCCAGTACGCCGCTGTTGACACGACCGACGGTGTCCGCGTCGAGCGCAACGACGGGTGGTTCCTCGTCCGCGCGAGCGGCACCGAGCCGATAATTCGGCTCACCGCGGAAGCGCGTACCGACCGGCAGGCGGACGCTATACTGGCCGAAGTGAGTGACATCGTCAGCAGCGTGACGGAGCCTGCACCGAGCGTCGACGCCGCCGACTGA
- a CDS encoding helix-turn-helix domain-containing protein, with protein sequence MSVAESQFKDQLQQPQESDDEQLSLDVIFELLKNRRRRDIFRYLMEVDRTVTLSELAEQVAAWENDIEVQELNSDQRKRVYVALYQTHLPKMDKAGIIEYEQDRGNITLSENADLLSMYLNNDAEAETEWEKRYLGLSLVGGSFAILFQLAAVGQLLQVLVTVAFVASVLGVSLVHARDVRETRRVAAEKFSRIK encoded by the coding sequence ATGAGCGTCGCTGAAAGTCAGTTCAAAGACCAGCTACAGCAGCCTCAGGAGTCCGACGACGAACAGCTCTCCCTCGACGTTATCTTCGAGCTACTGAAGAACCGTCGTCGACGGGACATCTTCCGCTACCTCATGGAGGTCGACCGCACGGTCACGCTCTCCGAACTCGCCGAGCAGGTCGCCGCCTGGGAGAACGACATCGAAGTGCAGGAACTCAACTCCGACCAGCGCAAGCGCGTCTACGTCGCGCTCTACCAGACCCACCTCCCCAAGATGGACAAGGCGGGTATCATCGAGTACGAGCAGGACCGCGGTAACATTACGCTCTCGGAGAACGCGGATCTTCTCAGTATGTATCTCAACAACGACGCGGAAGCCGAAACCGAGTGGGAGAAACGGTATCTCGGCCTCAGCCTCGTCGGCGGTTCGTTCGCTATCCTGTTCCAGTTGGCCGCCGTCGGTCAACTGTTGCAGGTGCTCGTGACCGTCGCCTTCGTCGCGTCGGTTCTCGGTGTCTCGCTCGTCCACGCACGCGACGTGCGCGAGACCCGCCGCGTTGCAGCGGAGAAGTTCTCGCGGATCAAGTAA
- the glmS gene encoding glutamine--fructose-6-phosphate transaminase (isomerizing), with protein MCGIIARVGGGDGDGVQELLQGLSNLEYRGYDSAGLAVKQRNGSRPTVVKREGNVSELRDLADGQVLGPVGIGHTRWSTHGPPTDDNAHPHTDCRDRVAVVHNGIIDNYGELRERLVADGHEFQSDTDTEVVPHLIEKYLDEGHDAETAFRKTVAELSGSYALAMIVEGDDAVYATREGSPLVLGVGDDSYYLASDVPAFLEYTDRVVYLDDGDTLVVTPDGYTLTDATGANKEPAVETVSWNPEQAGKGAYDHYMLKEIYEQPHSLRQAIEGRVKPESNELALEEFPPGTFEDVDSIQFVACGTSYHAAKYAVQMCSNRQLSAQAFLASEYATAIPHVDEDTLVVGVTQSGETADTLTALRKAKEAGAQTLAVTNVVGSTAARECDKALFIRAGPEIGVAATKTFSSQVVCLALFVEQYYRDRHDGEPSDGSAEMLAAVRDLPDIIESVLEGSSVQSVAETYRDVDSYFFIGRNTGYTVALEGALKFKEITYEHAEGFAAGELKHGPLALVTPSTPIIGIIDGLDSEKTIHSLAEAKTRGAPIVAVTSDPDSVRDLADMVLEIPETNLELAGIVANVQLQLLSYHAAAMLSRPIDKPRNLAKSVTVE; from the coding sequence ATGTGCGGAATCATCGCCCGCGTCGGCGGCGGCGACGGCGACGGCGTCCAGGAACTGCTCCAGGGACTCTCGAACCTGGAGTACCGGGGGTACGACTCCGCCGGTCTCGCGGTCAAACAGCGAAACGGTTCGCGACCGACCGTCGTCAAGCGAGAGGGGAACGTCTCCGAGCTCCGGGACCTCGCCGACGGGCAAGTTCTCGGTCCGGTCGGTATCGGACACACCCGCTGGAGTACTCACGGACCGCCCACCGACGACAACGCGCACCCGCACACGGACTGTCGCGACCGCGTCGCCGTCGTCCACAACGGCATCATCGACAACTACGGTGAACTTCGCGAGCGCCTCGTGGCCGACGGGCACGAGTTCCAGAGCGACACCGACACGGAGGTCGTCCCCCACCTCATCGAGAAGTACCTCGACGAGGGACACGACGCGGAGACGGCGTTCCGCAAGACGGTCGCCGAACTCTCCGGTAGCTATGCGCTCGCGATGATCGTCGAGGGCGACGACGCGGTGTACGCGACCCGTGAGGGTTCGCCGCTCGTGCTCGGCGTCGGCGACGACAGCTACTACCTCGCCAGCGACGTCCCCGCGTTCCTGGAGTACACCGACCGCGTCGTCTATCTCGACGACGGCGACACTTTGGTCGTGACGCCCGACGGGTACACGCTCACCGACGCGACCGGCGCGAACAAAGAACCGGCCGTCGAGACGGTTAGCTGGAACCCCGAACAGGCCGGGAAGGGCGCGTACGACCACTACATGCTCAAGGAAATCTACGAGCAACCGCACTCGCTCCGGCAGGCCATCGAGGGTCGGGTCAAGCCGGAGTCGAACGAGCTCGCGCTCGAAGAGTTCCCGCCGGGGACGTTCGAGGACGTCGATTCCATCCAGTTCGTCGCGTGCGGAACGTCGTACCACGCCGCCAAGTACGCGGTTCAGATGTGTTCGAACAGACAGCTCTCCGCGCAGGCGTTCCTCGCGAGCGAGTACGCGACGGCGATTCCCCACGTCGACGAAGACACGCTCGTCGTCGGCGTCACGCAGAGCGGCGAGACGGCGGACACGCTCACCGCGCTCCGGAAGGCGAAAGAAGCGGGCGCGCAGACGCTCGCAGTAACGAACGTCGTCGGCAGTACCGCCGCCCGCGAGTGCGACAAGGCGCTGTTCATCCGCGCCGGCCCGGAGATCGGCGTCGCAGCGACCAAAACGTTCTCCTCGCAGGTCGTCTGTCTCGCCCTGTTCGTCGAGCAGTACTACCGCGACCGACACGACGGCGAACCGTCGGACGGCTCCGCGGAGATGCTCGCGGCGGTTCGCGACCTCCCGGACATCATCGAATCCGTGCTCGAAGGGAGTTCGGTCCAATCGGTCGCCGAAACGTACCGCGACGTGGACTCGTACTTCTTCATCGGCCGCAACACCGGCTACACGGTCGCGCTGGAGGGGGCGCTGAAGTTCAAGGAGATTACGTACGAACACGCCGAAGGGTTCGCCGCCGGCGAACTCAAACACGGGCCGCTCGCGCTCGTCACCCCGTCGACGCCGATCATCGGCATCATCGACGGGCTCGACAGCGAGAAGACGATCCACAGCCTCGCGGAGGCCAAAACCCGGGGTGCGCCCATCGTCGCGGTGACGAGCGACCCCGACAGCGTCCGCGACTTGGCCGATATGGTGCTCGAAATCCCCGAGACGAACCTCGAACTCGCGGGCATCGTCGCGAACGTCCAACTGCAGTTGCTGTCGTACCACGCGGCGGCGATGCTGAGTCGTCCCATCGACAAACCGCGAAATCTCGCAAAGAGCGTCACCGTCGAGTGA
- a CDS encoding sulfatase-like hydrolase/transferase codes for MTDPQNVVLLTVDSWRADHCGFMGYDGDTTPALDEIAADGLVFENAIAPAPETNSSVSTILTGHYPMNELRSTGIDYTERIRHHMRTRQTLPGLFKEMGYTTAAFTTNPWTSRFFNFDTDFDFFEDFMDDNLSSDFIKDGRQSSVVGDLAVQMMNWAQGQDMFMSWEAFYDDLQAWIDDAPEPYFLWIFLVDIHMPYLPGKNYRSQSPLMTYPANLSLFAGKSNLRFESLFHDVLVRAYDDTIRYTDAFIDRLLSDVDGDSLVAIHADHGEAFGEDGVYGHGPLLSEEMIHVPFVVANGPRDRVSRPISLRRLPDLLPSLATTGEYLHATDDVVGARNYDPALAVRGETWKYVWRPESERLLDGRDGEWNEFDDPQLRETGRRLVAQWKESERERGRIHDAVDSMPIAPL; via the coding sequence ATGACCGATCCGCAGAACGTCGTCCTCTTGACCGTCGACAGTTGGCGAGCCGACCACTGTGGTTTCATGGGCTACGACGGGGACACGACTCCAGCACTCGACGAGATCGCGGCGGACGGCCTCGTCTTCGAGAACGCCATCGCGCCGGCACCGGAGACGAACAGTTCCGTCTCGACGATACTCACAGGCCACTATCCGATGAACGAACTCCGGTCGACGGGTATCGATTACACGGAGCGAATCCGCCACCATATGCGGACCCGACAGACGCTCCCCGGTCTGTTCAAGGAGATGGGCTACACCACCGCCGCGTTCACGACGAACCCGTGGACGTCGAGGTTTTTCAATTTCGACACGGACTTCGACTTCTTCGAGGATTTCATGGACGACAACCTCTCGAGCGACTTCATCAAGGACGGCCGTCAGAGCTCCGTCGTCGGCGACCTCGCCGTCCAGATGATGAACTGGGCACAGGGACAGGACATGTTCATGTCGTGGGAGGCGTTCTACGACGACCTACAGGCGTGGATCGACGACGCCCCGGAACCGTACTTCCTGTGGATCTTCCTCGTCGACATCCACATGCCGTATCTGCCCGGTAAGAACTACCGCTCGCAGTCGCCGCTGATGACGTACCCTGCGAACCTCTCGCTCTTCGCGGGGAAGTCGAATCTCCGCTTCGAATCGCTGTTCCACGACGTTCTGGTGCGTGCGTACGACGACACGATTCGGTACACGGACGCGTTTATCGACCGCCTGCTGTCCGACGTCGACGGCGATTCGCTCGTCGCGATACACGCCGACCACGGCGAAGCGTTCGGGGAGGACGGCGTGTACGGACACGGCCCGCTCCTGTCCGAGGAGATGATTCACGTCCCGTTCGTCGTCGCGAACGGTCCACGAGACCGCGTCTCTCGACCGATTTCGCTCCGCCGACTTCCGGACCTGCTCCCGTCGCTGGCGACGACGGGCGAGTATCTACATGCGACCGACGACGTCGTCGGCGCGCGCAACTACGACCCGGCGCTCGCCGTCCGTGGGGAGACCTGGAAGTACGTCTGGCGACCGGAGTCCGAGCGCCTCCTCGACGGTCGTGACGGCGAGTGGAACGAGTTCGACGACCCACAACTCAGGGAGACGGGACGCCGTCTCGTCGCACAGTGGAAAGAGTCCGAACGCGAGCGCGGCCGCATTCACGACGCGGTCGATTCGATGCCGATAGCGCCGTTGTAG